A genomic stretch from Empedobacter stercoris includes:
- a CDS encoding response regulator transcription factor, producing the protein MKNIKILLVDDEPDILEFIGYNLKKEGFEVETAQNGIEGLKQAKIFRPDLILLDVMMPQMDGMEMCAELRKLDSFKDTLVVFLSARAEDFSQLAGYDAGANDYILKPIKPKVLVSKLNALLKLKQPNEAPKDEYIKLNNFEINRETYKVNFQGVDFLLPRKEFELIALLASNPERVFKREEILEKVWGNEVVVGGRTIDVHMRKLREKFGNDRFSTIKGIGYKIND; encoded by the coding sequence ATGAAGAACATTAAAATTTTATTAGTTGACGACGAACCAGATATCTTAGAATTTATTGGTTACAACTTAAAAAAAGAAGGATTTGAAGTAGAAACTGCTCAAAATGGAATTGAGGGCCTTAAACAAGCCAAAATTTTTCGTCCAGATTTAATTCTACTTGATGTCATGATGCCACAAATGGATGGAATGGAAATGTGTGCCGAATTAAGAAAACTTGACTCTTTTAAGGATACTTTAGTTGTATTTCTTTCTGCTCGCGCCGAAGATTTTTCTCAATTAGCAGGTTATGATGCTGGTGCAAATGACTACATTCTGAAACCAATCAAACCAAAAGTTTTAGTCAGTAAATTAAACGCTTTATTAAAGCTAAAACAACCTAATGAAGCTCCTAAAGATGAATACATCAAATTAAATAACTTCGAGATTAATCGCGAAACCTACAAAGTAAACTTTCAAGGAGTAGATTTTTTATTACCAAGAAAAGAATTCGAATTGATTGCTTTATTAGCCTCAAACCCCGAACGTGTTTTTAAACGCGAAGAAATTTTAGAAAAAGTTTGGGGGAACGAAGTTGTGGTTGGTGGACGCACAATTGACGTGCATATGCGAAAATTACGCGAAAAATTTGGGAACGATCGCTTCTCTACAATCAAAGGAATTGGATACAAAATAAATGATTAA
- a CDS encoding TonB-dependent receptor domain-containing protein, with product MKTNNFAINKHELSIAMKRNLTLLLLLGSAALFAQTNIKLEGTLFDQRTNQPLSGKSFTVEGLDIQARTDENGRYEISVPDDTYQLEMKVDGYQTITQNLTDSNTLNMYLQPEDFKDGKIDLSTAVITGVRSKAAEANLLNLQKRSVNIVTNIGAAELERKGVSDAATAMTKIAGISKLEGTNSIFVRGLGDRYISTTLNNLPLPSNDPEYKNIDLSLFNTDIIEYISVDKVYSPKLLGDFSGAAVDIVSKDFQDKGLFQISVGTSVNTNAIGESNFMLQDGPSKTGFSKINVPNNPLNSYQFKTKLNPTTSSTIAPNFGLKAGKTFRIGDEGKLGVFASASFNSNYDYREGINQTVNALGGLGGRLRSFVPHQKYSYETNSTGMFNANYKINKNHSIKYNFLFINSSEQSRDLYYGFIRDIAEDDNGLIQRNTYIQNQLMVNQLLGDHKLTDKLDLNWGLAFNKIESDVPDRTQNTLRLNKTTNEYQLAQNSTTDNHRYFHNLIEKSYAANVGLSYRLNESANGLARGFVKVGYNGRFVNRDFEARQFNFRLNNSQVIDPNNLDAFFNETNYNNGYFSTTTYSGTLAPQVYNGDQTIHAGYANLEYNLTDKLSAVLGLRYENILQEISWRTQLSSDLNSNMLDENYFLPSLIVKYAINNKQNLRFGASKTYTLPQFKEKALFLYEDVNETKYGNPFLYASDNYNVDLKWEIFPSHGELISIAGFGKYIQNPINEVVIASSTNDISWVNGDYGYVVGAELEIRKNIFNFGQEGKNTLSAGLNASYMKTDQEIDAEKVRKETKGMYNLNLTTPKAALTGASDFLLNADVSYVKSWKRGAEVMATLSYAYYSDRIYALNNENRGNLIDKGIGSLDFILRTKLNKNIGINIAAKNILNPEFKRVQENATGNVTAVSYKRGANFGLSVNYNF from the coding sequence TTGAAAACCAACAACTTTGCAATCAACAAACACGAATTATCAATCGCAATGAAACGCAATTTAACTTTACTTTTATTATTAGGGTCAGCCGCATTATTTGCACAGACCAATATTAAATTAGAAGGAACTCTATTTGATCAAAGAACCAATCAACCGCTTTCGGGAAAATCATTTACAGTAGAAGGCTTGGATATTCAAGCTAGAACAGATGAAAACGGTCGTTACGAAATTTCTGTTCCAGATGATACGTATCAATTGGAAATGAAAGTCGATGGTTATCAAACGATTACTCAGAATTTAACAGATTCGAATACATTAAATATGTATTTGCAACCAGAAGATTTCAAAGATGGTAAAATTGATTTATCAACGGCTGTTATTACAGGTGTAAGAAGTAAAGCTGCTGAGGCAAATCTTTTGAACTTGCAAAAAAGATCTGTAAATATAGTAACGAATATTGGTGCTGCGGAGCTAGAGCGAAAAGGAGTAAGTGATGCAGCAACAGCAATGACTAAAATAGCTGGAATTTCTAAGCTTGAAGGTACAAATTCTATTTTTGTAAGAGGATTAGGTGATCGTTATATATCTACAACATTAAATAATTTACCATTACCATCTAACGATCCAGAATATAAAAATATTGATTTAAGTCTTTTTAATACTGACATTATAGAATATATCTCAGTTGATAAAGTTTATTCTCCTAAACTGTTGGGGGATTTTTCTGGGGCAGCTGTAGATATAGTATCAAAGGATTTCCAAGATAAAGGACTATTTCAGATTTCTGTAGGAACTTCTGTTAATACAAATGCTATAGGTGAGAGTAACTTTATGTTACAAGATGGACCAAGTAAGACAGGTTTTTCTAAAATAAATGTTCCTAATAACCCTTTGAATTCATACCAATTTAAGACGAAGTTAAATCCAACAACGTCGAGTACAATTGCGCCAAATTTTGGATTGAAAGCTGGTAAAACTTTTAGAATTGGAGATGAAGGAAAACTAGGAGTGTTTGCTAGTGCGAGTTTTAATAGTAACTATGATTATCGTGAAGGTATAAATCAAACAGTTAATGCTTTAGGAGGATTAGGAGGAAGATTAAGATCTTTTGTACCTCATCAAAAATATTCTTATGAAACAAATTCTACAGGAATGTTTAATGCGAATTATAAAATAAATAAAAATCATAGTATCAAATATAATTTCTTATTTATTAATTCTTCTGAGCAATCAAGAGATTTATACTATGGTTTTATTCGTGATATTGCTGAGGATGATAATGGATTAATCCAGCGTAATACTTATATACAAAACCAATTAATGGTAAACCAACTTTTGGGAGATCATAAGTTGACAGATAAATTGGATCTGAATTGGGGATTAGCTTTTAATAAAATAGAAAGTGATGTGCCAGATCGTACACAAAACACATTACGACTTAATAAAACGACAAATGAATACCAGCTTGCTCAAAATTCTACAACCGATAATCATCGTTATTTTCATAATTTAATAGAAAAGAGTTATGCTGCAAATGTAGGATTAAGCTATCGTTTGAATGAATCTGCAAATGGATTAGCTAGAGGTTTTGTAAAAGTGGGATATAACGGTCGTTTTGTGAATCGTGATTTTGAAGCAAGACAATTTAATTTCAGATTAAACAACTCACAAGTCATAGACCCGAATAATTTGGATGCTTTTTTTAATGAAACGAACTATAATAACGGATATTTTAGTACAACGACATATAGCGGTACTTTAGCTCCTCAGGTTTATAATGGAGATCAAACTATACATGCCGGATATGCAAATTTGGAATATAACTTAACAGATAAATTAAGTGCAGTTCTTGGTTTACGTTACGAAAATATATTGCAAGAAATATCGTGGAGAACACAGTTAAGTTCTGACTTAAATTCTAACATGTTAGACGAAAACTACTTCTTACCGAGTCTTATTGTAAAATATGCTATCAACAATAAACAAAACTTACGTTTCGGAGCATCGAAAACCTATACACTTCCTCAATTTAAAGAAAAAGCATTGTTTTTATATGAAGATGTAAATGAAACAAAATATGGAAATCCTTTTCTTTATGCATCAGATAACTATAATGTAGATTTAAAATGGGAGATTTTTCCATCTCATGGAGAATTAATTTCTATTGCAGGTTTCGGAAAATATATTCAGAATCCAATTAATGAGGTTGTCATTGCTTCATCTACAAATGATATTTCTTGGGTTAATGGAGATTATGGTTATGTCGTTGGAGCAGAGTTAGAAATCAGAAAAAATATATTCAATTTTGGACAAGAAGGCAAAAATACATTGTCAGCAGGTTTAAATGCCAGTTACATGAAAACTGACCAAGAAATAGATGCTGAAAAGGTACGAAAAGAAACAAAAGGGATGTATAATTTAAATTTAACTACACCTAAAGCTGCTTTGACAGGAGCATCTGATTTTTTACTTAATGCGGATGTATCTTATGTAAAATCTTGGAAGAGAGGAGCTGAAGTTATGGCTACACTTTCTTATGCTTATTACTCGGATCGAATTTATGCATTGAACAATGAGAATAGAGGAAACTTAATTGATAAAGGGATAGGATCTTTAGACTTTATATTACGAACTAAGTTAAATAAAAACATAGGAATAAACATTGCTGCAAAAAATATTCTTAATCCAGAATTTAAACGTGTACAAGAAAACGCAACAGGTAACGTAACAGCTGTTTCATATAAAAGAGGGGCAAACTTTGGTCTTTCTGTAAATTATAATTTTTAA
- a CDS encoding iron-sulfur cluster assembly protein — protein MALTEQQLDSIGEKLVEKFKTVFDPEIPVDIYELGLVYDAQVNADGEVKVTMTLTSPNCPVAESLPLEVEQRVEEIEYVSKCYVEITFEPPWDRDMMSEEAKFELGML, from the coding sequence ATGGCATTAACAGAACAACAATTAGATTCGATTGGAGAGAAATTGGTTGAAAAATTCAAAACAGTTTTCGATCCAGAGATTCCCGTTGATATATACGAATTGGGATTGGTTTATGATGCACAGGTGAATGCAGATGGTGAAGTAAAAGTTACCATGACCCTTACATCTCCAAACTGTCCAGTAGCTGAAAGTTTGCCTTTAGAGGTAGAGCAGCGCGTAGAAGAAATAGAATACGTATCAAAATGTTACGTAGAAATTACCTTCGAACCACCTTGGGATAGAGATATGATGAGCGAAGAAGCAAAATTCGAATTAGGAATGTTATAA
- a CDS encoding SPFH domain-containing protein translates to MGPTLGFLLFAGIIVLFLFIFTVKQQTAVIIERFGKFNSIRNPGLQFKIPVVDKIAGKMSLKIQQLDVVVETKTKDDVFVRLKVSVQYQVIKTQVYDAFYKLDNPYTQITSFVFDVVRAEVPKLRLDDVFEKKDDIAVAVKGELQEAMNSYGYEIVKTLVTDIDPDEQVKHAMNRINAAEREKLAAQYEGDAARILIVEKARAEAESKRLQGQGIADQRREIAKGLLESVDVLNGAGITSQEASALIVVTQHYDTLQAIGEKSGSKLVLLPNSPTAASEMLNTMVTSFTAAHQLNEHQIIKDEPSTHRKNKPNQDDSFTLPEQA, encoded by the coding sequence ATGGGACCTACATTAGGATTTTTATTATTTGCAGGTATAATTGTACTCTTTTTATTCATTTTTACCGTAAAACAGCAAACTGCAGTTATCATAGAACGATTCGGAAAATTTAACAGTATTCGTAACCCTGGATTACAATTCAAAATTCCAGTTGTTGATAAAATCGCAGGAAAAATGTCACTCAAAATTCAACAATTAGATGTTGTCGTTGAAACAAAAACAAAAGATGATGTATTCGTACGATTAAAAGTTTCGGTTCAATATCAAGTCATCAAAACACAAGTTTATGATGCATTTTACAAATTAGATAATCCATATACGCAAATTACATCTTTCGTATTTGACGTTGTTCGTGCTGAAGTTCCTAAACTTCGTTTGGATGATGTTTTCGAGAAAAAAGATGATATAGCCGTTGCTGTAAAGGGAGAGTTACAAGAAGCGATGAATTCGTATGGTTACGAAATTGTCAAAACTTTGGTAACCGATATCGATCCTGATGAACAAGTAAAACATGCGATGAATCGTATCAATGCTGCCGAACGCGAAAAATTGGCTGCACAATATGAAGGTGATGCTGCTCGTATTTTAATTGTTGAAAAAGCAAGAGCCGAAGCCGAGTCAAAACGCTTACAAGGACAGGGTATAGCCGATCAACGACGCGAAATTGCAAAAGGTTTATTAGAATCTGTTGATGTATTAAATGGGGCAGGAATTACGTCTCAAGAAGCTTCTGCATTAATTGTAGTTACACAACATTATGATACCTTGCAAGCAATTGGAGAAAAATCTGGAAGCAAGTTAGTGTTATTACCTAATTCGCCAACAGCAGCATCGGAAATGTTGAATACAATGGTGACTTCTTTTACAGCGGCACATCAGTTAAATGAACATCAAATCATAAAAGACGAGCCATCAACTCACCGAAAAAATAAACCGAATCAAGACGATTCGTTTACTTTACCAGAGCAAGCATAA
- a CDS encoding bifunctional 5,10-methylenetetrahydrofolate dehydrogenase/5,10-methenyltetrahydrofolate cyclohydrolase, protein MQILDGIKLAKEIKQEIKELVQNYKDQGVRVPHLGAILVGSNGASQTYVDNKIKDCHFVGFESSELRLPDTISQEDLITEIEKWNNDDTLDGFIVQLPLPKHIDQEAVINAIDPKKDVDGFHPMNFGKMALEMETFLPATPYGIMEMLERYNIDTTGKHTVVIGRSRIVGRPMSILMSKNGNPGNSTVTLTHSKTQNLEQFTKEADIVITALGVPGFLKADMVKEGAVIVDVGITRVDDETNPRGFRLAGDVDFDNVKEKASWITPVPGGVGPMTRAMLLKNTLLAYNNKK, encoded by the coding sequence ATGCAAATTTTAGACGGTATTAAACTGGCAAAAGAGATCAAACAAGAGATCAAGGAGCTGGTACAGAATTACAAGGACCAAGGAGTTCGTGTACCACATTTGGGGGCAATTTTAGTAGGAAGTAATGGCGCTTCGCAAACGTATGTTGACAATAAAATAAAGGATTGTCATTTCGTAGGTTTCGAATCGTCTGAATTACGTTTGCCAGATACAATTTCACAAGAAGATTTAATTACAGAGATTGAAAAATGGAACAATGATGATACATTGGACGGATTTATCGTTCAATTACCATTGCCAAAACATATCGATCAAGAAGCAGTAATTAATGCGATTGATCCAAAGAAAGATGTAGATGGATTTCATCCAATGAATTTCGGAAAAATGGCATTAGAAATGGAAACATTTTTACCAGCAACTCCTTATGGAATTATGGAAATGTTAGAGCGTTATAACATTGATACAACAGGTAAACACACTGTTGTAATCGGACGTTCTCGCATCGTTGGTCGCCCAATGAGTATTTTGATGAGTAAAAATGGGAACCCTGGAAACAGTACGGTAACCTTAACTCACTCCAAAACTCAAAATTTAGAACAATTTACAAAAGAAGCTGATATTGTGATCACTGCTTTGGGTGTTCCTGGTTTCTTAAAAGCCGATATGGTAAAAGAGGGAGCAGTCATCGTTGACGTTGGAATTACACGTGTTGACGACGAAACTAATCCTCGAGGATTTAGATTGGCTGGTGATGTAGATTTTGATAATGTAAAAGAAAAAGCATCGTGGATTACACCTGTTCCTGGTGGAGTAGGACCAATGACACGTGCAATGTTATTAAAAAACACATTGTTGGCTTACAACAACAAAAAATAA
- a CDS encoding 7-carboxy-7-deazaguanine synthase QueE, whose amino-acid sequence MIHIASTTAEEQLLIEEGKLLPVMEHFYTIQGEGMYTGVASYFIRLGGCDVGCHWCDVKDSWDAEKHPLTNVDELVDLATSQAKTIIITGGEPLMWDLTYLTKKLHEKGARIHIETSGAYPLSGEIDWVCLSPKKLMLPLDEVCEAANELKCIVFNNHDFKFAEEQATRVGKDCTLFLQTEWSKRDKNLPLIIDYVKENPKWRYSLQTHKYLDIP is encoded by the coding sequence ATGATACATATTGCATCAACAACTGCAGAAGAACAACTATTGATAGAAGAAGGTAAATTATTGCCTGTTATGGAGCATTTCTACACAATTCAAGGGGAAGGAATGTATACTGGAGTGGCATCCTATTTTATTCGATTAGGAGGTTGTGATGTAGGTTGTCATTGGTGCGATGTTAAAGATAGTTGGGATGCTGAAAAGCATCCCTTAACTAATGTTGATGAATTGGTAGACTTGGCAACTTCACAAGCCAAAACTATCATCATTACAGGAGGAGAACCTTTGATGTGGGATTTGACTTATTTGACAAAAAAACTACATGAAAAAGGTGCCCGTATTCATATCGAAACTTCGGGTGCTTATCCGTTAAGTGGAGAAATTGATTGGGTTTGTCTTTCTCCCAAAAAATTAATGCTGCCATTGGATGAGGTTTGCGAAGCTGCAAATGAATTAAAATGTATTGTTTTTAATAATCATGATTTTAAATTTGCGGAAGAACAAGCAACACGAGTTGGAAAGGATTGTACACTCTTTTTACAAACCGAATGGAGCAAACGCGACAAAAACCTTCCTTTAATTATTGATTATGTAAAAGAGAATCCAAAATGGAGATATTCTTTACAGACACACAAGTATTTAGATATTCCTTAA
- a CDS encoding plastocyanin/azurin family copper-binding protein — protein MKKIVLMSFAAVFMMSCGGSKNEESAQPEIDYSTAPQEDSETTVASTPATNNHIVLKASDDMRFDKTEFTVKAGEEVTLILMNTGEMSKEAMGHNFILLKPGSDASAFANKAASAKATDYIPTDLQSEIIAHTKLLGGRENDQIKFTVDEGTYDFLCSFPGHFATMNGKIKAVK, from the coding sequence ATGAAAAAAATAGTTTTAATGAGTTTCGCAGCAGTCTTTATGATGAGCTGCGGTGGTTCTAAAAATGAAGAATCTGCTCAACCAGAAATAGACTACAGCACTGCTCCGCAAGAGGATTCAGAAACTACAGTAGCTTCAACACCAGCAACAAATAATCATATTGTTTTAAAGGCGAGTGATGACATGCGCTTTGATAAAACAGAGTTTACAGTAAAGGCAGGAGAAGAGGTTACGTTAATTTTGATGAATACAGGTGAAATGTCTAAAGAAGCGATGGGACATAATTTTATTTTATTAAAACCAGGTTCTGATGCTTCTGCATTTGCAAATAAAGCAGCTTCTGCCAAAGCAACAGATTATATTCCAACTGATTTACAATCAGAAATCATTGCACACACAAAATTATTAGGAGGCAGAGAAAATGATCAAATCAAATTTACGGTAGACGAAGGCACGTATGATTTCTTATGTTCTTTCCCTGGACACTTTGCTACAATGAACGGAAAAATTAAAGCCGTTAAATAA
- the pgi gene encoding glucose-6-phosphate isomerase, whose amino-acid sequence MALNTINPTTTNAWNALEKHFQNIQHTSIKELFAQNPKRFEEFSIQYPSLLVDYSKNRINAETIQLLVDLAKEMNLDQAIQQMFDGDVINVTEKRAVLHTALRNRSNEEVLVDGKDVMPQINEVLEQMKSFSEKVISGEWKGFSGKEITDVVNIGIGGSDLGPVMATEALKHYKTRLNLHFVSNIDGTHLVETFKKINPETTLFIVASKTFTTQETMTNAFSAKEWFLNSDAQEEDVAKHFVALSTNAEGVANFGIDTANMFQFWDWVGGRYSLWSAIGLSIALAVGFDNFEELLEGAHEMDIHFKTETLDQNIPVVLALLGIWYNNFFGANSVALLPYEQYLSRFAAYFQQGDMESNGKYVGRDGKKVDYETGPIIWGEPGTNGQHAFYQLIHQGTKLIPADFIAGANSLNKLGDHHAKLLSNFFAQTEALAFGKDEETVVAELEKAGKSKEEIDFLKAFKIFEGNRPTNSILYEVLTPKVLGNLIAMYEHKIFVQGVIWNIFSFDQWGVELGKQLANVILPELENDEQITSHDASTNGLINTYKFWRK is encoded by the coding sequence ATGGCTTTAAATACAATCAATCCAACAACTACGAATGCTTGGAATGCATTAGAAAAACATTTTCAAAATATTCAGCACACTTCCATTAAGGAATTATTTGCTCAAAATCCGAAACGTTTCGAAGAATTTTCGATTCAATATCCATCATTATTAGTGGATTATTCGAAGAATAGAATTAATGCAGAAACCATTCAACTTTTAGTAGATTTAGCAAAAGAAATGAATCTTGATCAGGCTATTCAACAAATGTTTGATGGTGACGTAATCAATGTGACAGAAAAGCGTGCAGTTTTGCATACGGCTTTACGTAATCGCTCTAACGAAGAAGTTTTGGTAGATGGAAAAGATGTGATGCCTCAAATTAATGAAGTGTTAGAACAAATGAAATCTTTTTCTGAAAAAGTGATTTCTGGTGAATGGAAAGGATTTTCAGGAAAAGAAATCACAGATGTTGTTAACATTGGAATTGGAGGTTCTGACCTTGGTCCTGTGATGGCAACAGAAGCCTTGAAACACTATAAAACTCGTTTAAATCTTCATTTTGTTTCGAATATTGATGGAACACATTTGGTTGAAACGTTCAAAAAAATTAATCCAGAAACGACTTTATTTATTGTTGCTTCAAAAACATTTACAACTCAAGAAACCATGACGAATGCTTTTTCGGCGAAAGAATGGTTTTTGAATTCGGATGCGCAAGAAGAAGATGTTGCGAAACATTTTGTGGCATTATCAACAAATGCAGAAGGTGTTGCAAATTTTGGAATCGACACAGCAAATATGTTCCAGTTTTGGGATTGGGTTGGTGGTCGTTATTCGTTGTGGAGCGCAATTGGTTTGAGCATTGCTTTGGCAGTTGGTTTTGACAATTTCGAAGAATTATTAGAGGGTGCACATGAAATGGATATCCATTTCAAAACAGAAACTTTAGATCAAAATATTCCCGTTGTTTTAGCGCTTTTGGGAATTTGGTACAACAATTTCTTTGGAGCTAATTCTGTTGCTTTGTTGCCCTACGAGCAATATTTATCACGTTTCGCAGCTTATTTTCAACAAGGAGATATGGAATCGAATGGGAAATATGTTGGTCGAGATGGGAAGAAAGTGGATTACGAAACAGGACCTATTATTTGGGGTGAACCAGGAACAAATGGTCAACATGCTTTTTATCAACTAATTCATCAAGGAACAAAATTAATTCCAGCAGATTTTATTGCAGGAGCTAATTCCTTGAATAAATTAGGGGATCATCATGCAAAATTATTATCAAACTTTTTTGCACAAACAGAAGCTTTAGCTTTTGGAAAAGATGAAGAAACGGTTGTTGCTGAATTAGAAAAAGCGGGTAAATCGAAAGAAGAAATTGATTTCTTAAAAGCATTTAAAATATTTGAAGGAAATCGTCCAACAAATTCTATTTTGTACGAAGTTTTAACACCAAAAGTTTTAGGAAATTTAATTGCGATGTACGAACACAAAATTTTTGTTCAAGGTGTAATTTGGAATATTTTCTCTTTCGATCAATGGGGAGTTGAATTAGGAAAACAATTGGCAAATGTTATTTTACCAGAGTTAGAAAATGATGAGCAAATAACTTCACATGATGCTTCTACAAACGGTTTGATAAATACATACAAATTCTGGAGAAAATAA
- a CDS encoding lysophospholipid acyltransferase family protein: MKYITGFFVLIWRIWMILLATVYILTIGVFIVLPLASFDRTFPYIYPLIRYWGKFVLYGTGFRIDYKKRVPLDPDENYIFIANHTSVMDIMLMLTILKHHPIVFVGKAELLKIPIFGRIFERICIPVNRKSVRSKANVYPEAKKKLDKNLSIFIFPEGGVTNDKEFKIYLDPFKDGAFNIAIETKTPLAVFSIHKLNKMFPFNWFRGYPGKIKVRLLATFDTENLDVKNDKAALKAAAFNTILKDLEECKN, encoded by the coding sequence ATGAAATACATTACAGGTTTTTTTGTTCTTATTTGGCGCATTTGGATGATTTTGTTAGCCACAGTTTATATTTTAACAATAGGGGTATTTATCGTTTTACCATTAGCAAGTTTTGACAGAACCTTTCCTTATATTTATCCACTGATTAGGTATTGGGGGAAATTTGTTTTGTATGGAACAGGATTTAGAATCGATTATAAAAAACGTGTTCCACTTGATCCGGACGAAAATTATATTTTCATAGCTAATCATACTTCGGTAATGGATATTATGCTGATGTTAACCATACTAAAACATCATCCAATCGTATTTGTTGGTAAGGCAGAATTACTTAAAATCCCTATCTTTGGGCGAATATTCGAACGAATTTGTATTCCAGTTAATCGAAAAAGTGTGCGAAGTAAAGCAAACGTTTATCCGGAAGCAAAAAAGAAATTAGATAAAAATTTGAGTATTTTTATTTTCCCAGAAGGAGGAGTAACAAACGATAAGGAATTTAAGATTTATTTGGATCCTTTCAAAGATGGTGCATTTAATATTGCCATTGAAACTAAAACTCCGTTGGCTGTTTTTTCTATACATAAATTGAATAAGATGTTTCCATTTAATTGGTTTAGAGGCTATCCAGGAAAAATAAAAGTTCGATTATTGGCTACTTTCGATACAGAAAATTTAGACGTTAAAAATGACAAAGCAGCTTTAAAAGCAGCGGCTTTCAACACAATATTAAAAGATTTAGAAGAATGCAAAAATTAG